One genomic segment of Microtus ochrogaster isolate Prairie Vole_2 unplaced genomic scaffold, MicOch1.0 UNK152, whole genome shotgun sequence includes these proteins:
- the LOC101981080 gene encoding mas-related G-protein coupled receptor member X2, with protein sequence MDLLLEWVLVLASSHLFLQLVQQAVEVDMADLFDISPCAMQGHSGEQACSVIDTPAEKSAVLLVDFPLNTTGELLSVDANITDWGTNITDWGTNITTVNGRNHTEIPLCAIIFCTMTFLSLIIALVGLIGNAIVLWLLGFHMQRNGFSVYILNLAGADFLFLCFQIVQCLHIILDTLYSKTIDIPLFSFVVLNIAYLCGLSMLSAISIERSLSVRCPIWYHSQRPRHTSAVICTLLWFLSLLLSILEGEECGFLFDSLGHGWCQTFDFITAAWLIVLFVALLGSSLILMVTIFCGTHRIPVTRLYVTIGCTVLVFLLFGLPYGIYQFLLEWIENFNYVVLCDFYSVTIFLSCVNSCANPIIYFLVGSIRHRRFQCRSLKLLLQRAMQDTSEEEECEEGVSSERSRDTKTVWQRLKSVLVKQK encoded by the exons ATGGATCTCCTCCTTGAATGGGTTCTTGTACTGgcatcttcccatctcttcctccaactgGTGCAGCAG gcAGTGGAAGTCGACATGGCAGATCTTTTTGATATTTCTCCATGTGCCATGCAAGGACACTCTGGGGAGCAGGCTTGCAGCGTCATAGACACTCCA gcTGAGAAGTCTGCTGTTCTCCTGGtggattttccttt gaacaCTACTGGAGAGCTCCTAAGCGTGGATGCAAACATCACAGACTGGGGTACTAACATCACAGACTGGGGGACTAACATCACAACAGTGAATGGAAGAAACCACACTGAAATTCCACTTTGTGCCATCATATTCTGTACCATGACCTTCCTTTCCCTCATCATTGCCCTGGTTGGGCTGATTGGAAATGCCATAGTGCTGTGGCTTCTGGGCTTCCACATGCAAAGGAATGGCTTCTCTGTATATATCCTCAACTTGGCTGGAGCtgacttccttttcctctgctttCAAATCGTACAGTGCCTTCATATTATATTGGACACACTCTACTCCAAGACCATTGacattcctctcttttcttttgttgtattaAACATTGCTTATCTTTGTggcctgagcatgctcagtgccaTAAGCATTGAACGAAGTCTGTCTGTCAGGTGCCCCATCTGGTATCACAGCCAACGCCCAAGGCACACATCGGCTGTCATATGTACCCTGCTTTGGTTTTTGTCACTGTTGCTAAGCATCCTGGAAGGGGAAGAATGTGGCTTCCTATTTGATAGTCTTGGCCATGGTTGGTGTCAGACATTTGATTTCATTACTGCTGCATGgttaattgttttatttgtggCTCTTTTAGGGTCCAGTCTGATCTTAATGGTTACCATCTTTTGTGGCACACACAGGATCCCTGTGACCAGGCTGTATGTAACCATTGGGTGCACAGTGTTGGTCTTTCTGCTCTTTGGTTTGCCCTATGGAATCTACCAGTTTCTCTTAGAATGGAtcgaaaattttaattatgttgtGCTTTGTGATTTTTATTCAGTGACAATATTTCTGTCATGTGTTAACAGCTGTGCCAAtcctataatttattttctcGTTGGCTCCATTAGGCATCGTAGGTTCCAGTGCAGGAGTCTCAAGCTACTTCTGCAGAGGGCCATGCAGGACACTTCTGAAGAGGAAGAATGTGAAGAAGGGGTTTCTTCAGAAAGATCTAGAGATACAAAAACAGTCTGGCAGCGACTGAAATCTGTTTTAGTCAAgcagaagtag